In the Nitrospirota bacterium genome, one interval contains:
- the fabZ gene encoding 3-hydroxyacyl-ACP dehydratase FabZ, with protein sequence MDIKEILRILPHRYPFLLIDRITEIELFKRIVGIKNVTMNEGFFQGHFPDFPVMPGVLVIEAMAQVGCVLAYKSAETTMDLSNKLVYFAGIDNARFRKPVLPGDQIRFEVKLLRSKGTFWKMKGVATVDGETACDAEIMAVLGDK encoded by the coding sequence ATGGATATAAAGGAGATACTCAGAATTCTCCCGCACCGATACCCATTTCTTCTTATAGACAGGATAACAGAGATCGAATTGTTCAAGCGTATTGTGGGGATAAAGAACGTAACAATGAATGAGGGTTTTTTCCAGGGACATTTTCCTGATTTTCCCGTCATGCCAGGTGTACTGGTTATAGAGGCTATGGCACAGGTAGGATGCGTACTGGCATATAAATCAGCTGAGACCACAATGGACTTATCAAATAAACTGGTATATTTTGCGGGGATTGATAATGCAAGGTTCCGGAAACCGGTCTTACCAGGAGACCAGATAAGATTTGAAGTTAAACTGCTGAGATCAAAGGGAACCTTCTGGAAGATGAAGGGAGTCGCCACGGTTGACGGAGAGACGGCTTGCGATGCTGAGATTATGGCTGTGCTGGGAGATAAATGA